One window of the Brevundimonas goettingensis genome contains the following:
- a CDS encoding Rrf2 family transcriptional regulator, which translates to MRLSTKGRYAVMAMADLAKNSRADDGAARAVSLAEIAQRQEISLSYLEQLFARLRKGGLVMSVRGPGGGYRLARGADETVVADIVLAVDEPIRATRCVGHSSPKGCMMAGERCITHNLWEDLGDEIHRYLAGVSLEDVVMNRTGARRRAAEAEAVIVVEEAA; encoded by the coding sequence ATGCGTCTGTCGACCAAGGGACGATACGCCGTGATGGCGATGGCCGATCTGGCGAAGAACAGCCGTGCGGATGACGGCGCCGCGCGCGCGGTTTCGCTGGCCGAGATCGCGCAGCGCCAAGAGATTTCATTGAGTTATCTGGAACAGCTGTTCGCCCGACTGAGGAAGGGCGGGCTGGTCATGAGCGTGCGCGGTCCCGGCGGCGGCTATCGGCTGGCCAGGGGGGCGGATGAGACCGTGGTCGCCGACATCGTCCTGGCGGTCGATGAGCCGATCCGCGCGACCCGCTGCGTCGGCCATTCCTCGCCCAAGGGCTGCATGATGGCCGGCGAGCGCTGCATCACCCACAATCTGTGGGAAGATCTCGGCGACGAGATCCACCGCTATCTGGCCGGCGTCTCGCTGGAAGACGTGGTGATGAACCGCACGGGCGCGCGGCGCCGGGCGGCTGAGGCGGAAGCCGTCATCGTCGTGGAGGAGGCCGCATGA
- the sufD gene encoding Fe-S cluster assembly protein SufD: MTALDITDASTFPSRRTEAWKYSDLRRVLKEAPEPSPSGVLTGPGPFFDLGGEAIVFVNGVAVGVDAFVASGEQTLRLRFISDATDPAQVGTGHATSVQVAARAGSKLLLLETHEGRGGGYVAHNRLTIDVAPTAEVTRIVLVEEPEDAISVTEAQVKVAPGGLYRQTIVATGAKLQRLETHVAHGAEGADVRLDGLYALTGARHTDLTSVVDHLAADGQTSQVTKGVVRDTARGVFQGKIVVERGADGTDARMGHHALILGERAEIDAKPELIIYADDVQCAHGNTVGNLDESALFYMQQRGIPLEEARALLTQAFLIEVVDRIEHEQAREVVRSWLTERL, encoded by the coding sequence TTGACCGCGCTGGACATCACCGACGCCTCCACCTTCCCCTCGCGGCGAACGGAGGCGTGGAAATACAGCGACCTGCGCCGGGTTCTGAAGGAAGCGCCTGAGCCGTCGCCGAGCGGCGTCCTGACCGGGCCGGGGCCCTTCTTCGACTTGGGCGGGGAGGCGATCGTCTTCGTCAACGGGGTGGCGGTGGGCGTCGACGCCTTCGTGGCCTCGGGCGAACAGACGCTGCGGCTGCGGTTCATCTCGGATGCCACCGACCCGGCGCAGGTCGGGACCGGCCATGCGACTTCGGTTCAGGTGGCGGCCCGGGCCGGATCGAAACTGCTGCTGCTGGAGACCCATGAGGGTCGCGGCGGCGGCTATGTGGCCCACAACCGCCTGACCATCGACGTGGCCCCAACCGCCGAGGTGACCCGCATCGTCCTGGTCGAGGAGCCGGAGGACGCCATCTCGGTGACCGAGGCCCAGGTCAAAGTCGCCCCAGGCGGCCTCTATCGCCAGACCATCGTGGCCACCGGCGCGAAGCTGCAGCGGCTGGAGACCCATGTCGCCCACGGGGCCGAGGGCGCCGATGTGCGTCTGGACGGCCTCTATGCCCTGACCGGGGCGCGGCACACGGACCTGACCTCGGTCGTCGATCACCTGGCCGCCGACGGCCAGACGAGCCAGGTGACCAAGGGGGTGGTGCGCGACACGGCGCGCGGCGTCTTCCAGGGCAAGATCGTCGTCGAGCGCGGCGCCGACGGCACCGATGCGCGGATGGGCCACCATGCCCTGATCCTGGGCGAGCGGGCCGAGATCGACGCCAAGCCCGAGCTGATCATCTATGCCGACGACGTCCAGTGCGCCCACGGCAATACGGTCGGCAATCTGGATGAGAGCGCCCTGTTCTACATGCAGCAGCGCGGCATTCCGCTGGAGGAGGCCCGGGCGCTGCTGACCCAAGCCTTCCTGATCGAGGTCGTGGACCGGATCGAACACGAGCAGGCGCGGGAGGTGGTCCGGTCATGGCTGACGGAACGCCTCTAG
- a CDS encoding transporter: MGHRPLKDLRYRRPWGDDSDDQQTGCRPVRARVHAGRGAGHGGTLRLRPARLLRRPAGQGHADLYPRPGSLAGRTGPLRRRLAEDRRLQGREPRLWRHLHPLRRRRTERDPVGVTPYSREKVTDRATVDSEIADGIGDISIGVRHSLARPDGSGLSAAIVGFITAPTGSRDVGDDGFEGGIVLPVSVALNDDWSLSLSPEIDVAADSDGDGRHAAYTIVAGIGRGFGEWALGAEIWVSRDDDPVEASTQSTFDLTAVWTPPMLADSQLDVGLNFGLNDDSPDVEFGVGLARRF, translated from the coding sequence ATGGGACATCGCCCGCTGAAAGACCTGCGGTATAGAAGGCCTTGGGGAGACGACTCAGATGATCAACAGACTGGCTGCCGCCCTGTTCGGGCTCGCGTCCATGCTGGCCGCGGCGCCGGCCATGGCGGAACACTACGACTACGGCCTGCGCGACTTCTGCGCCGACCGGCCGGGCAAGGGCACGCCGACCTGTATCCTCGACCAGGGTCACTGGCAGGTCGAACTGGGCCTCTTCGACGGCGGCTGGCAGAAGACCGACGACTTCAAGGTCGAGAGCCTCGCCTATGGCGACACCTTCATCCGCTACGGCGTCGACGGACAGAACGAGATCCAGTCGGCGTCACCCCCTACAGCCGTGAAAAGGTCACCGACCGCGCCACGGTCGACAGCGAGATCGCCGATGGCATCGGCGACATCTCGATCGGCGTCCGCCATTCCCTGGCCCGTCCGGACGGCAGCGGGCTGTCGGCGGCCATCGTCGGCTTCATCACCGCCCCGACCGGCTCGCGCGACGTGGGAGACGACGGCTTCGAGGGCGGGATCGTCCTGCCCGTCTCCGTGGCGCTGAACGACGACTGGTCGCTGAGCCTGTCGCCCGAGATCGACGTCGCCGCCGACAGCGACGGCGACGGCCGCCACGCCGCGTACACAATAGTGGCGGGCATCGGGCGCGGCTTCGGCGAATGGGCCCTGGGCGCCGAGATCTGGGTCAGTCGCGACGACGACCCGGTCGAGGCCTCGACCCAGTCGACCTTCGACCTGACCGCCGTCTGGACCCCGCCGATGCTGGCCGACAGCCAGCTCGACGTCGGCCTGAATTTCGGTCTGAACGACGACAGCCCCGACGTGGAGTTCGGCGTCGGCCTGGCGCGGCGGTTCTAG
- a CDS encoding DUF6624 domain-containing protein, with the protein MIGLVLAAVLTFQTGAPSGLSLPPAPAPTLSPEARQLIAPVLDGITTEQARQAALPPPADINERFLRMYRLDQQTRAAATDIDFTTLPPDQRQPAMAAMWTAIGAVDESNQKALLEMLPPEGWFYKSVYGDGPASTAFLIIQHSDVDLWRRFLPVLEPLVATGEVEGQSYGLMYDRLAVAEGRPQRYGTQMTCKGGKFVVDYDALEDPEHAEERRAAMGFHRTLKEYEALFAGYPSCEED; encoded by the coding sequence ATGATCGGTCTGGTATTGGCGGCGGTGCTGACGTTTCAGACGGGGGCGCCGTCGGGCCTGTCGCTGCCTCCGGCCCCGGCGCCGACCCTGAGCCCTGAAGCAAGGCAACTGATCGCACCGGTCCTGGACGGAATCACGACCGAACAGGCCCGGCAGGCCGCCCTGCCGCCGCCCGCCGACATCAATGAGCGGTTCCTGCGCATGTACAGGCTGGACCAGCAGACCCGGGCCGCCGCGACGGATATCGATTTCACCACCCTGCCGCCCGATCAACGCCAGCCGGCGATGGCGGCGATGTGGACCGCCATCGGCGCGGTGGACGAGTCCAACCAGAAGGCTTTGCTGGAGATGTTGCCGCCCGAGGGGTGGTTCTACAAATCCGTCTACGGCGACGGACCAGCCAGTACGGCCTTCCTGATCATCCAGCATTCGGATGTCGATCTCTGGCGGCGCTTCCTGCCGGTGCTGGAGCCGCTGGTCGCTACCGGCGAGGTCGAGGGGCAGTCCTACGGCCTGATGTACGACCGGCTGGCGGTCGCTGAGGGACGGCCGCAGCGCTACGGCACCCAGATGACCTGCAAGGGCGGCAAATTCGTCGTCGACTACGACGCCCTCGAAGATCCGGAGCACGCGGAAGAGCGCCGGGCGGCCATGGGCTTCCACCGGACGCTCAAGGAATACGAGGCCCTGTTCGCCGGCTACCCGTCCTGCGAGGAGGACTGA
- a CDS encoding DMT family transporter produces the protein MSGLSNRWLGVACGVGAGAMWGMVFLAPKATPDASPALMAAGRYIAYGLIAAMLVAPRWRRLTALLTGEAWRALVLLSVLGNLLYYALLVVAVHWAGVSASALIVGMVPVVVALWGLREPGAAPLKRIAPALVLAVIAVVLIGHEASQGEAGGEGARPLWTSLMGLGCAVAALVSWSAYAVFNSRWLDRLPDVSAHDWSLLTGVVTGGLSLGLAVLVLFDPPQWAIGDWGLFVGVSAAVAFGASIVGNAFWNRASRLLPMTLMGQMIVFETLFALAYGFLLARRGPSLLEGLAVVLMVASVLLSVRAHGPELEAER, from the coding sequence TTGAGCGGCCTGTCCAACCGGTGGCTGGGCGTCGCGTGCGGCGTCGGGGCCGGGGCCATGTGGGGCATGGTCTTCCTGGCGCCCAAGGCCACGCCGGACGCCTCTCCGGCCCTGATGGCGGCCGGGCGCTACATCGCCTACGGGCTGATCGCGGCGATGCTGGTCGCCCCGCGCTGGCGGCGGCTGACGGCCCTGCTGACCGGCGAGGCCTGGCGGGCGCTGGTGCTGCTGAGCGTGCTGGGGAACCTGCTCTACTACGCCCTGCTGGTCGTCGCCGTGCACTGGGCCGGGGTCTCGGCCAGCGCCCTGATCGTCGGGATGGTGCCGGTGGTGGTGGCCCTGTGGGGGCTGCGCGAGCCGGGCGCCGCGCCGCTGAAGCGGATCGCTCCGGCGTTGGTGCTGGCGGTCATCGCCGTGGTCCTGATCGGGCATGAAGCCTCGCAAGGAGAGGCAGGCGGGGAGGGGGCGCGGCCCCTGTGGACCAGCCTGATGGGTCTCGGCTGCGCGGTCGCGGCCCTGGTGTCCTGGTCGGCCTATGCGGTATTCAACAGCCGCTGGCTTGACCGGCTGCCGGACGTCTCGGCCCACGACTGGTCGCTGCTGACCGGGGTGGTGACAGGAGGCCTGTCGCTGGGCTTGGCGGTGCTGGTGCTGTTCGATCCGCCGCAGTGGGCCATTGGCGATTGGGGCCTGTTCGTCGGTGTCTCGGCGGCCGTGGCCTTCGGCGCCTCCATCGTCGGCAACGCCTTCTGGAACCGCGCCAGCCGGCTGCTGCCCATGACCCTGATGGGCCAGATGATCGTCTTCGAGACTCTGTTCGCCCTGGCCTATGGCTTCCTCTTGGCCCGGCGCGGCCCGAGCCTGCTGGAGGGGCTGGCCGTGGTCCTGATGGTCGCCAGCGTCCTGCTCAGCGTGCGGGCGCATGGGCCGGAGCTGGAGGCCGAGCGGTAG
- the sufC gene encoding Fe-S cluster assembly ATPase SufC — MLKINNLHVSVGEKPILKGLTLDVPAGEVHAIMGPNGAGKSTLGYALSGRPGYEATEGSVQWNGDDMLALEPAERAAKGVFLSFQYPVEIPGVPAMTFVRTALNAQKRARGEVEVSAPEFLKLVKTASATLKMNFDMLKRPLNVGFSGGEKKRMEILQMALLEPSLLILDETDSGLDIDALRIVSEGVNALRSPDRSMLVITHYQRLLDYIKPDRVHVLAAGRIVASGGPELALKLEAEGYDQYLPPIPEIAA; from the coding sequence ATGCTGAAGATCAACAACCTCCACGTCTCCGTCGGTGAAAAGCCGATCCTCAAGGGGCTGACGCTCGATGTGCCCGCCGGCGAGGTGCATGCCATCATGGGTCCGAACGGGGCGGGCAAGTCGACGCTGGGCTACGCCCTGTCGGGCCGGCCGGGCTATGAGGCGACCGAAGGTTCGGTCCAGTGGAATGGCGACGATATGCTGGCGCTGGAGCCGGCCGAGCGCGCCGCCAAGGGCGTCTTCCTGTCGTTCCAGTATCCCGTCGAGATTCCCGGCGTGCCGGCCATGACCTTCGTGCGCACGGCCCTGAACGCCCAGAAGCGCGCGCGTGGCGAGGTCGAGGTCTCGGCGCCCGAGTTCCTGAAGCTGGTCAAGACGGCCTCGGCGACGCTGAAGATGAATTTCGACATGCTCAAGCGGCCGCTGAACGTCGGCTTCTCGGGCGGCGAGAAGAAGCGGATGGAGATCCTGCAGATGGCCCTGCTGGAGCCGTCGCTGCTGATCCTCGACGAGACCGATTCCGGCCTCGACATCGACGCCCTGCGCATCGTGTCGGAGGGGGTAAACGCCCTGCGTTCGCCGGACCGCTCCATGCTGGTCATCACCCACTATCAGCGGCTGCTCGACTATATCAAACCCGACCGGGTGCACGTCCTGGCCGCGGGCCGGATCGTGGCCTCGGGTGGGCCCGAGCTGGCGCTCAAGCTGGAGGCGGAGGGCTACGACCAGTACCTGCCGCCCATCCCCGAGATTGCCGCTTGA
- a CDS encoding cysteine desulfurase family protein, translating into MSVYLDYNASGLIRPEVLEVMTAILAEGGNASAVHALGRKARARIETARAQVAALVGADPTAVIFSSGGTESNGQGLASALAAGCERLIVSSTEHPCILEAAVASGKPVKMLPVDTNGVIQLGKLSELLRLPGKAVVAIHHANNESGVLQPIAAAARIVREAGGWLHVDAVQSAGKIPVDMRSLGADSLTLSAHKLGGPQGVGALIMGAGRSAVAVVHGAGQERGMRGGTENVAGVAGFGVAAECALRDLPHVETHKPWRDAAEKTVTAAGAVIIGGAVERLPNTLFMAVADWDSPQQVITLDLAGIMASGGSACSSGKTKPSRAILATGRADLATGGVRASGGWTTTEDDWIRFATTWATAYAAQRQRIAERSKKEVA; encoded by the coding sequence ATGAGCGTCTACCTCGACTACAACGCTTCGGGCCTGATCCGGCCGGAAGTGCTGGAGGTCATGACCGCCATCCTGGCCGAGGGCGGCAACGCCTCGGCGGTGCATGCCCTGGGCCGCAAGGCGCGGGCGCGGATCGAGACGGCGCGGGCCCAGGTGGCGGCCCTGGTCGGCGCCGATCCGACGGCGGTGATCTTCTCGTCCGGCGGCACGGAATCCAACGGTCAGGGTCTGGCCAGCGCCCTGGCCGCCGGCTGCGAGCGGCTGATCGTCAGCTCGACCGAGCATCCCTGCATCCTCGAAGCCGCGGTGGCCTCCGGCAAGCCGGTGAAGATGCTGCCGGTGGATACCAACGGCGTGATCCAGCTGGGCAAGCTGTCGGAGCTGCTGCGCCTGCCCGGCAAGGCGGTGGTGGCCATCCATCACGCGAACAATGAGAGCGGGGTCCTCCAGCCCATCGCCGCGGCCGCCCGGATCGTGCGCGAGGCCGGCGGCTGGCTGCATGTCGATGCGGTCCAGTCGGCGGGCAAGATCCCGGTCGATATGCGTAGCCTCGGCGCCGACAGCCTGACCCTTTCGGCGCACAAGCTGGGCGGGCCCCAAGGCGTGGGCGCTCTGATCATGGGCGCGGGCCGGTCGGCGGTCGCCGTGGTCCACGGCGCCGGTCAGGAGCGCGGCATGCGCGGCGGCACCGAGAATGTCGCGGGCGTGGCGGGCTTCGGCGTGGCGGCGGAATGCGCCCTGCGTGACCTGCCCCATGTCGAGACGCACAAGCCTTGGCGCGACGCGGCCGAGAAGACGGTCACCGCCGCCGGCGCCGTGATCATTGGCGGGGCAGTCGAGCGGCTGCCCAACACCCTGTTCATGGCCGTCGCCGACTGGGACAGTCCGCAGCAGGTGATCACCCTCGATCTGGCCGGGATCATGGCCTCGGGCGGGTCGGCCTGTTCGTCGGGCAAGACCAAACCCTCGCGCGCCATCCTGGCAACGGGCCGCGCCGACCTGGCCACTGGAGGCGTGCGCGCCTCGGGCGGCTGGACCACCACCGAAGATGACTGGATCCGTTTCGCGACGACCTGGGCGACGGCCTATGCCGCCCAGCGCCAACGGATCGCCGAGCGTAGCAAGAAGGAGGTCGCGTAA
- a CDS encoding alpha/beta hydrolase → MPEVILPGASGRIEGRYSPGKRANAPIALILHPHPKAGGHMNNPVAVTLYQLFVKRGFATLRYNSRGVGKSQGEFDSGIGELADAATALDWLQANNPAATQTWVAGYQFGAYIGMQLLMRRPETDGFISVSPPSNMYDFSFLAPCPASGLFLHGTADSIVPPVEVERVVNKLRTQKGIVIDYELEDGASHFWQNHMDAVDRRVGAYLDKRLEEKPA, encoded by the coding sequence ATGCCTGAAGTCATCCTGCCCGGCGCCTCCGGTCGTATCGAAGGTCGCTATTCCCCGGGCAAGCGCGCCAATGCTCCGATCGCCCTGATCCTGCACCCGCACCCCAAGGCCGGCGGCCATATGAACAACCCGGTCGCGGTGACGCTGTACCAGCTGTTCGTGAAGCGTGGCTTCGCGACCCTGCGCTACAATTCGCGCGGCGTGGGCAAGTCCCAGGGCGAGTTCGATTCGGGCATCGGCGAGCTGGCCGACGCCGCCACCGCCCTCGACTGGCTCCAGGCCAACAACCCCGCCGCCACCCAGACCTGGGTCGCCGGCTATCAATTCGGCGCCTATATCGGCATGCAGCTTCTGATGCGCCGGCCCGAGACCGACGGCTTCATCTCCGTCTCGCCGCCGTCGAACATGTACGACTTCTCCTTCCTCGCCCCCTGCCCGGCCTCGGGCCTGTTCCTGCACGGGACGGCGGACAGCATCGTGCCGCCGGTCGAGGTCGAGCGCGTGGTCAACAAGCTGCGCACCCAGAAGGGCATCGTCATCGACTATGAGCTGGAGGACGGCGCCAGCCACTTCTGGCAAAACCACATGGACGCCGTCGACCGCCGCGTCGGCGCCTATCTGGACAAGCGCCTGGAAGAAAAGCCGGCCTGA
- the sufB gene encoding Fe-S cluster assembly protein SufB, with amino-acid sequence MAAVQETIDAVAALEKYEHGFTSEIDTEFAPRGLNADIVRFISEKKGEPEWMLEWRLAAYERWQAMEEPTWASVKYEPVDYQSLFYYAAPKKKDGPKSLDEVDPELLAVYAKLGIPLNEQAVLAGVEGAPKYAVDAVFDSVSVVTTFKAELAKVGVIFMPISEALREYPDLVRQYLGSVVPVSDNYFAALNSAVFSDGSFVYIPPGVRCPMELSTYFRINASQTGQFERTLIIADKGSYVSYLEGCTAPMRDENQLHAAVVEIVALDDAEVKYSTVQNWYPGDANGKGGIYNFVTKRADCRGDRSMVSWTQVETGSAVTWKYPSCILKGEESSGEFYSIAITNGHQQADTGTKMIHLGKNSKSRIIAKAVSAGKSDSTYRGLVSVHPKATGVRNFTQCDSLLIGKDCGSHTVPYIEARNGSAQLEHEATTTRLSDDQLFYVQQRGLSQEEAVALLVNGFVRDVMQKLPMEFAVEAQKLVAISLEGSVG; translated from the coding sequence ATGGCCGCCGTTCAGGAAACCATCGACGCGGTCGCCGCGCTGGAGAAGTACGAGCACGGCTTCACCTCCGAGATCGACACCGAGTTCGCGCCGCGCGGCCTAAACGCCGATATCGTCCGCTTTATCAGTGAGAAGAAGGGCGAACCTGAGTGGATGCTTGAATGGCGTCTGGCCGCCTATGAGCGCTGGCAGGCCATGGAGGAGCCGACCTGGGCCTCGGTGAAATACGAGCCGGTCGACTACCAGTCGCTGTTCTACTACGCCGCGCCGAAGAAGAAGGACGGGCCCAAGTCGCTGGACGAGGTCGATCCCGAACTGCTGGCCGTCTATGCCAAGCTGGGCATTCCGCTGAACGAACAGGCGGTGCTGGCCGGCGTCGAGGGCGCGCCGAAATATGCCGTGGACGCCGTCTTCGACAGCGTCAGCGTGGTCACCACCTTCAAGGCCGAGCTGGCCAAGGTCGGCGTCATTTTCATGCCGATTTCCGAGGCCTTGCGCGAATATCCTGATCTGGTGCGTCAGTATCTGGGATCGGTCGTGCCGGTGTCGGACAACTATTTCGCGGCCCTGAACAGCGCGGTCTTTTCGGACGGGTCGTTCGTCTACATCCCGCCGGGCGTGCGCTGCCCGATGGAGCTGTCGACCTATTTCCGCATCAATGCGAGCCAGACCGGCCAGTTCGAACGCACCCTGATCATCGCCGACAAGGGCAGCTACGTCTCGTATCTGGAAGGTTGCACGGCCCCCATGCGCGACGAGAACCAGCTGCATGCGGCCGTGGTCGAGATCGTCGCCCTGGACGACGCCGAGGTGAAATACTCGACCGTCCAGAACTGGTATCCGGGCGACGCCAACGGCAAGGGCGGCATCTACAACTTCGTGACCAAGCGCGCCGACTGCCGCGGCGACCGGTCGATGGTCAGCTGGACCCAGGTCGAGACCGGCTCGGCCGTGACCTGGAAATACCCGTCCTGCATTCTGAAGGGCGAGGAGAGCTCGGGCGAGTTCTATTCGATCGCCATCACCAACGGGCATCAGCAGGCCGACACCGGCACCAAGATGATCCATCTGGGCAAGAACTCGAAGTCGCGAATCATCGCCAAGGCGGTGTCGGCGGGCAAGTCGGACTCGACCTATCGCGGTCTGGTCTCGGTGCATCCGAAGGCGACGGGGGTGCGGAACTTCACCCAGTGCGACAGCCTGCTCATCGGCAAGGACTGCGGCTCCCACACCGTGCCCTATATCGAGGCGCGCAACGGCTCGGCCCAGCTGGAGCACGAGGCGACGACGACCCGCCTGTCCGACGATCAGCTCTTCTACGTCCAGCAGCGCGGCCTGAGCCAGGAAGAGGCGGTGGCCCTGCTGGTCAACGGCTTCGTCCGCGACGTCATGCAGAAGCTGCCGATGGAGTTCGCCGTCGAGGCGCAAAAACTAGTGGCGATCAGCCTTGAAGGCTCGGTCGGGTAA